A single genomic interval of Nonomuraea rubra harbors:
- a CDS encoding Gfo/Idh/MocA family protein, which translates to MRIALVGCGAVTQAVYVPLLSRRRDLFEVSAVCDLSRTLADAVGDRLGAARRYTAVADLLADGGFEAVVVLASGSHGETVRQALAAGYAVLCEKPLALTRAEVAALPEGRLMVGYMKQYDPAVRRAEEVLAELGGPEAIRAVEVTVLHPSGESQLAFANLTQAGDVDAGLLASLRAAERDLVSRALGEEAPEQVRHLYGVALGSICHDLSLMRRFTGSPAEISYVDMWGAAPGSIEISGPLPVQGRFSIRWHYLEDYPAYRETVAIHHDRGSLELVFPSPYLMNAPTTLTVVSGGESRTHWRDVTEAFEIQLAAFHAYVNDGKPPLTDAAGGLEDIVTAQRIAARYAVLNDLPLGGESA; encoded by the coding sequence TTGAGAATCGCGCTGGTGGGTTGCGGCGCCGTGACGCAGGCGGTCTACGTGCCGCTGCTGTCGCGGCGGCGGGACCTGTTCGAGGTGAGCGCCGTCTGCGACCTGTCGCGCACGCTCGCCGACGCCGTGGGCGACCGGCTGGGCGCCGCCCGGCGGTACACGGCGGTGGCGGACCTGCTGGCCGACGGCGGGTTCGAGGCCGTCGTCGTGCTGGCGTCCGGCTCCCACGGCGAGACCGTACGGCAGGCGCTGGCCGCCGGGTACGCCGTGCTCTGCGAGAAGCCGCTCGCGCTGACCAGGGCCGAGGTGGCGGCGCTGCCCGAGGGGCGGCTGATGGTCGGCTACATGAAGCAGTACGACCCGGCCGTGCGCCGGGCCGAGGAGGTGCTGGCCGAGCTGGGCGGGCCCGAGGCGATCAGGGCGGTCGAGGTGACCGTGCTGCATCCGAGCGGGGAGTCGCAGCTCGCGTTCGCGAACCTGACGCAGGCGGGCGACGTGGACGCCGGCCTGCTGGCCTCGCTGCGCGCGGCGGAGCGCGACCTGGTGTCGCGGGCGCTGGGGGAGGAGGCTCCGGAGCAGGTGCGGCACCTGTACGGGGTAGCGCTCGGCTCCATTTGCCACGACTTGTCGCTTATGAGGCGCTTTACCGGCTCTCCTGCGGAAATTTCGTATGTTGACATGTGGGGGGCCGCGCCAGGCTCCATCGAGATCTCCGGCCCCCTGCCGGTACAGGGCCGCTTCTCCATCCGCTGGCACTACCTGGAGGACTACCCCGCCTACCGCGAGACCGTGGCCATCCACCACGACCGGGGTTCGCTGGAGCTCGTCTTCCCCTCGCCGTACCTGATGAACGCCCCGACCACGCTCACCGTGGTGTCCGGGGGCGAGAGCCGTACGCACTGGCGCGACGTGACCGAGGCGTTCGAGATACAACTGGCCGCCTTTCATGCTTACGTGAACGATGGCAAGCCACCGCTCACCGACGCGGCCGGCGGGCTGGAGGACATCGTCACGGCGCAGCGCATCGCGGCACGCTACGCCGTTCTGAACGATCTGCCCTTGGGAGGCGAGTCAGCGTGA
- a CDS encoding TIM barrel protein → MRVRKVANAPVSFGVFELSDGPPPLTADEMVRALAEAGYEGIDSGPIGYLGTGTELADRLAGAGLLLCGGWVDLPFHDADGYDKALPTLTAALDVFAAAPPGDLPPRPTIACPGTPERFARPGGTAPGLPAAEWPAFAARIQDTTERCRERGFEPVFHHHLGTHVETPEDVERLLELTDVQLCLDTGHLLLAGGDPVAALRAWADRVGHVHIKDGDTTILAQALSDGVDLRELMGRGGFAPLGEGELDLPAVVRTLDEIDYAGWIVIEQDTLPGRRTVAQNIADQAANRRKLKDLGL, encoded by the coding sequence ATGCGCGTGAGGAAAGTCGCCAACGCCCCCGTGAGCTTCGGCGTGTTCGAGTTGAGCGACGGCCCGCCGCCGCTGACCGCCGACGAGATGGTCCGCGCGCTGGCCGAGGCGGGTTACGAGGGCATCGACTCCGGGCCGATCGGCTACCTGGGCACCGGCACCGAGCTGGCCGACCGGCTCGCCGGGGCCGGGCTGCTGCTCTGCGGCGGCTGGGTGGACCTGCCCTTTCACGACGCCGACGGGTACGACAAGGCGCTGCCCACCCTGACGGCGGCGCTCGACGTGTTCGCCGCCGCGCCTCCAGGAGACCTCCCGCCGCGGCCCACGATCGCCTGCCCGGGCACGCCGGAACGTTTCGCGCGGCCCGGCGGGACCGCTCCAGGGCTGCCGGCCGCCGAGTGGCCCGCGTTCGCCGCCCGGATCCAGGACACGACCGAGCGGTGCCGCGAGCGCGGCTTCGAGCCGGTCTTCCACCACCACCTCGGCACCCACGTCGAGACCCCCGAGGACGTCGAGCGGCTGCTGGAGCTGACCGACGTGCAGCTCTGCCTGGACACCGGTCACCTGCTGCTGGCCGGCGGCGACCCGGTCGCGGCGCTGCGCGCGTGGGCGGACCGGGTCGGGCACGTGCACATCAAGGACGGCGACACCACGATCCTCGCCCAGGCGCTGTCCGACGGCGTGGACCTGCGCGAGCTCATGGGCCGCGGCGGGTTCGCCCCGCTCGGCGAGGGCGAGCTGGACCTGCCGGCCGTGGTGCGCACGCTGGACGAGATCGACTACGCGGGCTGGATCGTGATCGAGCAGGACACCCTGCCCGGGCGGCGCACGGTCGCCCAGAACATCGCCGACCAGGCGGCCAACCGCCGGAAACTGAAGGACTTGGGGCTTTGA
- a CDS encoding CehA/McbA family metallohydrolase, with product MRGHWSLDDRLERILREVPFEVPQGTAAVHVKLSYDRSQGVIDLGCGAPGGFRGWSGGARDEYTVTRDWATPGYLPGEPEAGTWNVWLRLHRIPPQGLDYTLDITCEPAAPPEPAAEEPPHGARPPRRDIPDVDGLRWYAGDFHAHTLHSDGSLTIAELAELARGRGLDFLAVTDHNTVSHHPWLSKIDRDITLIPGQEVTTDRGHANVFGDVGWVDFREPADSWVEHAERAGGLISINHPLGGDCAWLLPMSRRPRVAEVWSSGWWDRRWGAPLAWADAWRDDVIAIGGSDFHKPGSDGLPGAPTTWVLAEDPAAVLDGVRAGRTAVSTGPDGPLLLRLGDELLVLDADGLVLVRPDGTRQVVRGERVLLPAVDGQHRLESYENEVIALCA from the coding sequence GTGAGAGGGCACTGGTCGCTGGACGACCGGCTGGAGCGGATCCTGCGCGAGGTGCCGTTCGAGGTGCCGCAGGGGACGGCCGCGGTGCACGTGAAGCTCTCCTACGACAGGTCGCAGGGGGTGATCGACCTCGGCTGCGGCGCTCCCGGCGGCTTCCGCGGCTGGTCGGGCGGCGCGCGCGACGAGTACACCGTCACCCGCGACTGGGCCACTCCCGGCTACCTGCCGGGCGAGCCCGAGGCCGGCACCTGGAACGTGTGGCTGCGGCTGCACCGCATCCCGCCGCAGGGCCTCGACTACACGCTGGACATCACCTGCGAACCGGCCGCGCCGCCCGAGCCGGCGGCCGAGGAGCCGCCGCACGGCGCCCGGCCGCCGCGCCGCGACATCCCGGACGTGGACGGCCTGCGCTGGTACGCCGGGGACTTCCACGCCCACACGCTCCACAGCGACGGCAGCCTGACCATCGCCGAGCTGGCCGAGCTCGCCCGCGGGCGCGGCCTCGACTTCCTGGCCGTCACCGACCACAACACGGTCAGCCACCACCCCTGGCTGAGCAAGATCGACCGCGACATCACGCTCATCCCCGGCCAGGAGGTCACCACCGACCGCGGCCACGCGAACGTGTTCGGTGACGTCGGCTGGGTGGACTTCCGCGAGCCCGCCGACTCGTGGGTGGAGCACGCCGAGCGCGCGGGCGGCCTGATCTCGATCAACCATCCGCTCGGCGGCGACTGCGCCTGGCTGCTGCCGATGAGCCGCCGGCCGCGCGTGGCCGAGGTGTGGAGCTCCGGCTGGTGGGACCGCCGCTGGGGCGCGCCGCTGGCCTGGGCCGACGCCTGGCGCGACGACGTGATCGCCATCGGCGGCAGCGACTTCCACAAGCCGGGCTCCGACGGCCTGCCCGGCGCGCCCACGACCTGGGTGCTGGCGGAGGACCCCGCCGCCGTCCTCGACGGCGTGCGCGCCGGGCGCACCGCCGTGTCCACGGGCCCCGACGGGCCGCTGCTGCTCAGGCTGGGCGACGAGCTGCTCGTCCTGGACGCCGACGGCCTGGTCCTGGTCCGCCCCGACGGCACGCGGCAGGTCGTCCGCGGCGAGCGGGTGCTGCTGCCGGCCGTCGACGGACAACACCGGCTGGAGTCCTACGAGAACGAGGTGATCGCGCTATGCGCGTGA
- a CDS encoding ABC transporter ATP-binding protein, whose amino-acid sequence MAAIELRGLTKVYPGGVKALDALDLAIPDGEFFALLGPSGCGKTTLLRTIAGLETATGGAVVIGGRDVTGVQPGGRDVAMVFQDYALFPHMDVTDNIAYPLRIKKVAKGARRDKAAEVGARLGLDYLMDRRPGQLSGGQQQRVALARVMATQAQAYLFDEPLSNLDARLRLEARTFLKKLQRELGVTTVFVTHDQAEALAMADRMAVMEAGHIRQIGTPAEVFQRPANTFVAGFIGSTPMNLLDGTVRGDTLEVAGCKIAVPASAGGPLSDGEEIVYGVRPEYLAYSAEPAEGAFGGQVAIVENLGASHLVTLDVNDVSVQAVVPEGSEPAVGDDGYAVPRRDRALVYRNGELV is encoded by the coding sequence ATGGCCGCCATCGAACTACGCGGGCTGACCAAGGTCTACCCCGGCGGGGTGAAAGCGCTCGACGCGCTCGACCTGGCCATCCCCGACGGCGAGTTCTTCGCCCTGCTCGGGCCCTCCGGCTGCGGCAAGACCACGCTGCTGCGCACGATCGCCGGCCTGGAGACCGCCACCGGCGGCGCCGTGGTCATCGGCGGGCGCGACGTGACGGGTGTGCAGCCGGGCGGCCGCGACGTGGCCATGGTGTTCCAGGACTACGCGCTGTTCCCGCACATGGACGTCACGGACAACATCGCCTACCCGCTGCGCATCAAGAAGGTCGCCAAGGGCGCGCGCCGCGACAAGGCCGCCGAGGTGGGGGCCAGGCTCGGGCTCGACTACCTCATGGACCGGCGGCCCGGGCAGCTCTCCGGCGGGCAGCAGCAGCGGGTCGCGCTGGCCAGGGTGATGGCCACGCAGGCGCAGGCGTACCTGTTCGACGAGCCGCTGTCCAACCTGGACGCCCGGCTGCGGCTGGAGGCCCGCACGTTCCTCAAGAAGCTCCAGCGCGAGCTCGGGGTCACCACCGTCTTCGTCACCCACGACCAGGCCGAGGCGCTGGCCATGGCCGACCGGATGGCGGTCATGGAGGCCGGGCACATCCGGCAGATCGGCACGCCGGCCGAGGTGTTCCAGCGTCCGGCCAACACCTTCGTGGCCGGGTTCATCGGCTCCACGCCCATGAACCTGCTGGACGGCACCGTACGAGGTGACACGCTGGAGGTGGCAGGGTGCAAGATCGCGGTCCCCGCCTCCGCCGGGGGGCCGCTGTCCGACGGGGAGGAGATCGTGTACGGCGTACGGCCCGAATACCTGGCCTACTCGGCCGAGCCCGCGGAGGGCGCGTTCGGCGGGCAGGTGGCCATCGTGGAGAACCTGGGCGCCTCCCACCTGGTGACCCTCGACGTCAACGACGTGAGCGTGCAGGCCGTGGTGCCCGAGGGCAGCGAGCCCGCGGTGGGCGACGACGGCTACGCGGTGCCCCGGCGTGACCGCGCGCTGGTCTACCGGAACGGAGAGCTGGTGTGA